A single Pantoea rwandensis DNA region contains:
- the metR gene encoding HTH-type transcriptional regulator MetR, whose protein sequence is MIELKHLRTLQALQNTGSLAAAAAQLHQTQSALSHQFSDLEQRLGFRLFVRKSQPLRFTPQGEIMLQLAEQILPQIQQALQACHEPHQTTLRIAIECHSCIQWLTPALNNFRQSWPQVVVDFKSGVTFDPQPALQQGELDVVLTSDILPRSGLFYTPMFDFEVRLVLAPDHPLAKLEHISPEDLADEVLMIYPVQRQRLDIWRHFLQPAGISPALKSVDNTLLLIQMVSAQMGIAALPHWVVESFEKQGLVVTKTLGEGLWSRLYAAVRDGEQRQPVLEAFVRFARQHACDHLPFVRDAARPGSLQSIS, encoded by the coding sequence ATGATCGAACTCAAACACCTGAGAACGCTGCAGGCGTTGCAGAATACCGGCTCGTTGGCCGCTGCCGCCGCTCAGCTTCATCAGACACAATCGGCGTTATCTCATCAGTTCAGCGATCTGGAACAGCGGCTGGGCTTTCGCCTGTTTGTGCGCAAGAGCCAGCCGTTGCGGTTTACGCCACAGGGGGAAATCATGCTGCAGTTGGCCGAGCAGATTTTGCCGCAGATTCAGCAGGCGTTGCAGGCATGCCACGAGCCGCATCAGACCACGCTGCGCATTGCCATTGAATGCCACAGCTGCATTCAGTGGCTGACGCCGGCCCTCAATAATTTCCGCCAGAGCTGGCCGCAAGTGGTGGTCGATTTTAAATCGGGTGTGACTTTTGATCCCCAGCCCGCCTTGCAGCAGGGCGAACTGGATGTGGTGTTGACCTCCGATATCCTGCCGCGCAGCGGTTTGTTCTATACGCCGATGTTTGATTTTGAGGTGCGTCTGGTGCTGGCCCCGGACCATCCGCTGGCAAAGCTGGAACATATCTCACCAGAAGATTTAGCCGATGAGGTGCTGATGATCTATCCGGTGCAGCGTCAGCGTCTCGATATCTGGCGTCATTTCCTGCAGCCTGCAGGTATCAGTCCGGCGTTGAAGAGTGTGGACAATACGTTGTTGCTGATTCAGATGGTGTCAGCACAGATGGGTATTGCGGCCCTTCCGCATTGGGTGGTGGAGAGTTTTGAAAAGCAGGGTCTGGTGGTGACCAAAACATTGGGTGAGGGTTTGTGGAGCCGTTTATATGCCGCCGTGCGCGATGGTGAGCAGCGTCAGCCGGTGTTAGAAGCCTTTGTGCGCTTCGCCCGCCAGCACGCCTGTGACCATCTGCCGTTTGTACGCGATGCCGCTCGCCCGGGTTCATTGCAGTCAATTTCTTGA